A section of the Cryobacterium soli genome encodes:
- a CDS encoding RidA family protein: MSQVEARLAELGIELPSVVPPVASYVPAVVSGSLVFTSGQLPMVSGALPATGKVGDGHGLVPAADAKEYARQCALNALAAIQSVIGSLDRITQVVKVTGFVASAPDFTGQPGVVNGASDVLGEIFGTIGVHSRSAVGVAVLPLDSPVEVELIVSFA; encoded by the coding sequence ATGTCACAGGTAGAGGCTCGCCTGGCCGAGCTGGGAATCGAACTGCCGTCTGTTGTTCCGCCGGTCGCGTCCTATGTGCCCGCCGTCGTGAGCGGTTCGCTGGTCTTCACCTCCGGCCAGCTGCCGATGGTGTCCGGCGCGCTGCCCGCCACGGGCAAGGTCGGCGACGGCCACGGCCTCGTGCCCGCCGCGGACGCCAAGGAGTACGCCCGGCAGTGCGCGCTCAACGCGCTCGCTGCCATCCAGAGCGTGATCGGGTCGCTCGACCGGATCACCCAGGTGGTCAAGGTCACCGGTTTCGTCGCATCCGCCCCCGATTTCACCGGCCAGCCCGGCGTCGTGAACGGGGCCTCCGATGTGCTCGGCGAGATCTTCGGCACCATCGGCGTGCATTCCCGCTCCGCCGTGGGCGTGGCCGTGCTGCCGCTGGACTCGCCCGTCGAGGTGGAGCTCATCGTCTCCTTCGCCTAA
- a CDS encoding transglycosylase domain-containing protein: MSAKKRTVSGALGGLLGFIGMSAVAGVLVTVAVTPALALSGMTANNTINAFENLPDYLKVDQLAQKSTIYAVQSDGTPLALASFYDQNRVEVPLESMSQFVQDAAVSGEDPRFYEHGGVDLQGTIRGALSTVTGGGTQGGSSITQQYVKNVLVQKCEVLNDQAELDACYNEATETSPERKLKEMRLAIGVEKTYSKAEILQGYLNITLFGGSVYGVESASNYYFNTSAANLTLSQSASLIAIVNNPEKFRLDQPDSETNGAANGYADNKQRRDYILTEMLKYKKVSQEDYDAAIASPIEPTITEPSTGCQTAGGSAFFCDYVTHVLKSDPTFGEDEDTRMINFRRGGYDIYTTLDIDLQRTAENTIAENVPQTFDGWDVGAVATSVQVGTGRVLAMAQNKVYSQDPEVQATGGQYTGINYNTDEDQGGSLGFQPGSTYKVFTLAEWLKEGHALSERVDSARKSDWGTFQDYCSGPQTFPGYNPKNDANEAGTNYSALQSTINSINTGFLGMAKKLDLCKIRDTAESFGVHRADGAELEKGASSVLGTNEVAPLSMAVAFAGIANSGTTCSAVVIDRIVGPDDAEIAPPASTCSQSVEPSVAAGMAYAMKRVLTEGSATQSYGATSPRVPMIGKTGTTDGAKDTWMSGASTKVATVVGVVSVTGDANQRASRYSFDSGSAATARHRMWPDIMSVANAKYGGDEFAEASTNVIQGAQVAVPDVRGRSMDDARTALEGAGFDFLDGGVTDSELPAGTVARTDPAAGATASNGATVTVYSSNGAQVLLPDVVGQTLDQAKTTLAGFGLASSDQAVTDPNQNNKVLSMSPAAGTPVTKGGTVTVVVGKMGAAG; the protein is encoded by the coding sequence ATGTCTGCCAAAAAACGTACGGTTAGTGGAGCGCTCGGCGGTCTCCTGGGTTTCATCGGGATGAGCGCCGTGGCCGGAGTATTGGTCACCGTCGCGGTCACACCGGCCCTGGCGCTGTCCGGCATGACAGCGAACAACACGATCAACGCGTTCGAGAACCTGCCCGACTACCTCAAAGTCGACCAGTTGGCGCAGAAGAGCACTATCTACGCCGTGCAAAGCGATGGCACCCCTCTGGCCCTGGCCTCGTTCTACGACCAGAACCGGGTCGAGGTTCCCCTCGAGAGCATGAGTCAGTTCGTTCAGGATGCGGCGGTGTCTGGTGAAGACCCCCGCTTCTACGAACACGGCGGAGTCGACCTGCAGGGCACCATTCGCGGCGCCCTGTCCACGGTCACCGGTGGCGGCACGCAGGGTGGATCATCCATCACCCAGCAGTACGTGAAGAACGTACTCGTGCAGAAGTGCGAGGTTCTCAACGACCAGGCGGAATTGGACGCCTGTTACAACGAGGCCACCGAGACCTCTCCGGAGCGCAAGCTCAAGGAGATGCGACTGGCGATCGGCGTCGAGAAGACCTACAGCAAGGCTGAGATCCTGCAGGGCTACCTCAACATCACCCTCTTCGGTGGCAGCGTGTACGGCGTCGAGAGTGCGTCGAACTACTACTTCAACACCTCGGCGGCGAACCTGACCCTCTCCCAGTCGGCGAGCCTCATCGCGATCGTGAACAACCCGGAGAAGTTCCGCCTCGACCAGCCCGACAGCGAGACCAACGGCGCAGCGAACGGGTACGCCGACAACAAGCAGCGCCGGGACTACATCCTGACGGAGATGCTCAAGTACAAGAAGGTGTCCCAGGAGGACTACGACGCGGCCATCGCAAGCCCGATCGAACCCACCATCACCGAGCCGAGCACCGGATGCCAGACCGCCGGTGGCAGCGCCTTCTTCTGCGACTACGTCACCCACGTGCTCAAGAGCGATCCCACGTTCGGCGAAGACGAAGACACCCGCATGATCAACTTCCGACGCGGTGGCTACGACATCTACACGACCCTGGACATCGACCTGCAGCGAACCGCCGAGAACACGATCGCCGAGAACGTGCCGCAGACCTTCGACGGCTGGGACGTCGGGGCCGTGGCCACCAGCGTGCAGGTCGGCACCGGTCGCGTGCTGGCGATGGCGCAGAACAAGGTCTACAGCCAGGATCCGGAGGTCCAGGCGACCGGCGGCCAGTACACCGGCATCAACTACAACACCGACGAAGACCAGGGCGGCTCGCTGGGCTTCCAGCCCGGCTCGACGTACAAGGTCTTCACCCTCGCGGAATGGCTGAAAGAGGGCCATGCGCTCAGCGAGCGCGTTGACTCGGCGCGCAAGTCCGACTGGGGCACCTTCCAGGACTACTGCAGCGGGCCGCAGACGTTCCCCGGCTACAACCCGAAGAACGACGCCAACGAGGCCGGCACCAACTACAGCGCCTTGCAGTCGACCATCAACTCGATCAACACGGGCTTCCTCGGCATGGCCAAGAAGCTCGACCTCTGCAAGATCCGTGACACCGCCGAGTCCTTCGGCGTGCACCGTGCGGATGGCGCGGAACTCGAGAAGGGGGCCTCCTCGGTGCTCGGCACCAACGAGGTGGCTCCGCTGAGCATGGCGGTGGCCTTCGCCGGCATCGCCAACAGCGGCACCACCTGCTCCGCCGTGGTCATCGACCGCATCGTCGGTCCGGACGACGCCGAGATCGCGCCGCCCGCATCCACCTGCTCCCAGTCCGTTGAACCGTCCGTAGCCGCCGGCATGGCCTATGCCATGAAGCGGGTACTCACCGAGGGTTCCGCGACCCAGTCCTACGGAGCCACGTCTCCTCGGGTGCCGATGATCGGCAAGACCGGAACCACCGACGGCGCCAAAGACACGTGGATGAGCGGTGCGAGCACCAAGGTCGCCACCGTCGTCGGCGTGGTCAGTGTCACCGGTGACGCCAACCAGCGCGCCAGCAGGTACTCCTTCGACAGCGGATCCGCGGCCACGGCCCGGCACCGCATGTGGCCGGACATCATGAGCGTCGCCAACGCCAAGTACGGCGGAGACGAATTCGCTGAAGCGTCCACCAATGTCATCCAGGGCGCCCAGGTGGCTGTGCCCGACGTGCGCGGCCGCTCGATGGACGACGCCCGCACGGCCCTCGAGGGTGCCGGCTTCGACTTCCTCGACGGCGGCGTGACCGACTCCGAGCTGCCCGCCGGCACAGTGGCCCGCACTGACCCGGCAGCCGGGGCCACCGCGAGCAACGGCGCCACGGTCACGGTGTACTCCAGCAACGGCGCACAGGTCCTGCTGCCGGATGTCGTGGGTCAGACCCTCGATCAAGCCAAGACCACCCTCGCCGGCTTCGGTCTCGCGAGCTCCGACCAGGCTGTGACCGACCCGAACCAGAACAACAAGGTGCTGTCGATGAGCCCGGCCGCCGGCACCCCGGTGACCAAGGGTGGAACGGTCACCGTCGTGGTCGGCAAGATGGGGGCTGCCGGTTGA
- a CDS encoding acyltransferase family protein has product MSAAEPRTRLVALDALRGVAAVVVLVHHVSMTAPSVSAAYSSSANVAIFSTGWWATLSPLKILFAGPEFVLVFFVLSGFVLVLSPLRRWPWTPRSGPGTASGRGADTEPVLGAAPAHGYDWLAYYPRRIIRLSIPVIVSVALAAIWITLVPRTVTGSEGAWMAKQGSPDLGIGNLLREASIVGFTGRPDVNPPLWSLAWEMWFSLLLPVGVILAVATRRWTLAWVAVMLGVSTAGYLLGAEPLMYLPAFGLGALIAANLSTLQARSARLLERPGGTLVWGLIAVSGPVLLIAYWLARPLLSEPWNSLALALRVPGAVLIVATVALWPPVQRLLSGRLLRWLGAISFSLYLVHFPVVVTFAQLFGPEHWWWGALISVPLSLVLAQLMYRWVELPAQALATRAGAAFSAGHPRPEAATASENPATR; this is encoded by the coding sequence ATGTCTGCCGCCGAACCCCGCACCCGTCTTGTCGCCCTGGACGCCCTGCGTGGCGTCGCGGCCGTCGTGGTGCTCGTGCACCACGTGTCGATGACCGCTCCGTCCGTCTCGGCCGCGTACTCGTCCAGCGCGAATGTGGCAATCTTCTCCACGGGATGGTGGGCCACCCTCTCCCCGCTGAAGATCCTCTTCGCGGGCCCGGAGTTCGTGCTGGTGTTCTTCGTGCTCAGCGGTTTCGTGCTGGTGCTCAGCCCGCTGCGACGCTGGCCCTGGACACCGCGCTCCGGCCCGGGCACCGCCTCCGGCCGCGGCGCCGACACCGAGCCCGTCCTTGGCGCCGCGCCGGCCCACGGCTACGACTGGCTGGCCTACTACCCGCGCCGCATCATCCGCCTGTCCATCCCGGTGATCGTCTCGGTCGCGCTGGCCGCGATCTGGATCACCCTCGTGCCGCGCACCGTCACGGGCAGCGAGGGGGCCTGGATGGCGAAGCAGGGCAGCCCCGACCTGGGCATCGGCAACCTGCTGCGCGAGGCCAGCATTGTGGGGTTCACCGGCCGGCCCGACGTCAACCCGCCGCTCTGGTCGCTGGCCTGGGAGATGTGGTTCTCGCTGCTGCTCCCGGTGGGCGTGATCCTGGCCGTGGCCACCCGCCGGTGGACGCTGGCCTGGGTGGCCGTCATGCTCGGCGTCTCCACTGCCGGGTACCTCCTCGGTGCCGAGCCGCTGATGTACCTGCCCGCGTTCGGCCTCGGCGCGCTGATCGCCGCCAACCTGTCCACCCTGCAGGCGCGTTCGGCCCGCCTGCTGGAGCGACCCGGCGGCACGCTCGTATGGGGCCTGATCGCGGTGTCGGGGCCGGTGCTGCTCATCGCCTACTGGCTGGCCCGGCCGCTGCTCAGCGAGCCGTGGAACTCCCTGGCCCTGGCGCTGCGGGTGCCCGGTGCCGTGCTCATCGTCGCCACCGTGGCTCTCTGGCCGCCGGTGCAGCGGTTGCTCAGCGGCCGGCTGCTCCGATGGCTCGGCGCCATCAGCTTCAGCCTGTACCTCGTGCACTTCCCGGTGGTGGTCACCTTCGCGCAGCTCTTCGGCCCGGAACACTGGTGGTGGGGTGCGCTCATCTCGGTGCCGCTGAGCCTGGTGCTCGCGCAGCTCATGTACCGATGGGTGGAACTGCCCGCACAGGCGCTGGCCACACGGGCCGGCGCGGCCTTCTCGGCCGGCCATCCGCGCCCCGAAGCCGCCACCGCCTCAGAAAACCCGGCGACGCGTTGA